From Pseudomonas sp. G.S.17, the proteins below share one genomic window:
- a CDS encoding DMT family transporter: protein MQQTSNPAIHADTKLASGWLNGLIGVVIFSGSLPATRLAVMQLDPVFLTVARASIAGVLALGMLMLLRQRRPATHQLVPLAIVAMGVVVGFPLLTALALQYVTSAHSIVFVGLLPLATAVFGVLRGGERPRPVFWLFSVLGSALVVGFAVSQGLSVAPAGDILMLLSILACGLGYAEGARLSKTLGGWQVICWALVLALPVMAPLAWALSPPSFSGIDLPAWLSLGYVSVFSMLIGFVFWYRGLAQGGIAAVGQLQLLQPFFGLTLAATLLQEQVSIGMLGVCVAVIFCVAGAKRFSR from the coding sequence ATGCAACAGACCTCAAACCCGGCAATCCATGCCGACACCAAGCTTGCCAGCGGATGGCTCAACGGCCTGATTGGCGTCGTCATTTTCAGTGGTTCGCTGCCTGCGACGCGCTTGGCGGTCATGCAATTGGACCCGGTGTTCCTGACCGTGGCCCGGGCAAGCATTGCCGGGGTATTGGCGCTTGGCATGTTGATGCTGCTGCGCCAGCGGCGACCGGCCACCCATCAGCTCGTGCCCCTGGCAATAGTGGCAATGGGCGTGGTGGTCGGGTTTCCATTGCTGACGGCGTTGGCGCTGCAATATGTAACGTCAGCGCACTCCATAGTTTTCGTCGGCCTGTTGCCGCTGGCCACGGCGGTGTTCGGCGTGTTGCGCGGCGGCGAACGCCCGCGTCCGGTGTTCTGGCTGTTTTCAGTATTGGGCAGCGCGCTGGTGGTGGGATTTGCCGTGTCGCAAGGCCTCAGCGTCGCGCCAGCCGGCGACATTCTGATGTTGCTGTCCATCCTCGCCTGCGGACTGGGCTATGCCGAAGGCGCCAGGCTTTCAAAGACATTGGGCGGTTGGCAAGTGATCTGCTGGGCCTTGGTGCTGGCGCTGCCGGTCATGGCGCCGCTGGCGTGGGCCTTGAGCCCGCCGTCATTTTCCGGCATTGATCTGCCGGCGTGGCTCAGCCTGGGTTACGTCTCGGTGTTCAGCATGCTGATCGGTTTCGTGTTCTGGTATCGCGGACTGGCCCAGGGCGGGATCGCCGCAGTCGGCCAGTTGCAACTGCTCCAGCCGTTCTTCGGCCTGACCCTGGCGGCCACGCTGCTGCAGGAACAGGTCAGCATCGGCATGCTTGGGGTTTGCGTAGCGGTGATCTTCTGCGTGGCAGGGGCGAAGCGGTTTTCCCGCTGA
- a CDS encoding ATPase — protein sequence MRISTLLALVAVLTGGVAVAAPTYAADAQSCHLLPVAASSASLQHSQSVGVLYSENTVSNLAYLEQYHSVAVKGQKSGVLDPRISSAFIDSSDPQLAIGWLKESLDTQFATVTVYKDLDSLVQARPDVVVMLDTYNQLVTQRNTQVEARYVARFYDANLQYIGKAEGYGAKQMSSVWVHDKAAAEIAAQVDQQRELQVNALKQFDASLKALVTSGQVASN from the coding sequence ATGAGAATTTCAACCCTGCTGGCTCTTGTCGCCGTATTGACCGGTGGCGTTGCTGTCGCTGCACCTACCTACGCTGCCGACGCGCAGTCCTGCCATTTGCTGCCGGTGGCCGCCAGCTCGGCGAGCTTGCAGCATTCCCAGTCGGTGGGCGTGCTCTACAGCGAAAACACAGTCAGCAACCTGGCTTATCTTGAGCAATATCACTCAGTCGCTGTGAAAGGTCAGAAGAGCGGCGTGCTGGATCCGCGGATCAGCTCGGCGTTCATTGACAGTTCAGATCCGCAACTGGCAATCGGCTGGCTCAAAGAGTCGCTGGATACGCAATTTGCCACGGTCACCGTCTACAAGGATCTCGATTCACTGGTGCAGGCCAGGCCCGATGTGGTAGTGATGCTCGACACCTATAACCAACTGGTCACTCAGCGCAATACCCAGGTCGAAGCGCGCTATGTCGCCAGGTTCTACGATGCGAATCTGCAATACATCGGCAAGGCTGAAGGTTATGGCGCCAAGCAAATGTCCTCGGTGTGGGTTCACGACAAGGCCGCTGCGGAGATTGCCGCGCAAGTGGACCAGCAACGCGAGCTGCAAGTGAACGCACTGAAACAGTTCGACGCATCATTGAAGGCGCTGGTGACCTCCGGCCAGGTGGCGAGTAATTGA
- a CDS encoding PLP-dependent aminotransferase family protein, translating into MARARYKTLVDAFAADIRSGALPPGTRLPTHRELAVREGLALVTASRVYAELETMGLISGETGRGTFVRETTLPPGRGIDQQEVAAGMLDLSFNYPSLPGQVELLRGALRQLAVAGDLQALLRYQPHAGRLHERACLARYLACRGLAVAAEQLLIVSGAQHGLAIAVMALFKPGDVIAVDALTYPGFKVVADAHRLELVSIPITDREPDLDALETLCARRRVKAVYSMPTLHNPMGWVLDLAWRERLVGIARQHNLLLIEDAAYAFLAENPPTPLATLAPELTVYVSGFSKNIATGLRVGFVVTPLDWVPLFERAIRATTWNTPGVMTAMVCGWIEDGTVARLEAEKREDASTRQAIARKVLAGLRCIGHPNSYFLWLPLPEEVRADQVTVALLRANVAVSTAESFVASGPVPHGIRLALGSVDLPTLEVALKEVRRVIEQYAW; encoded by the coding sequence ATGGCCCGTGCTCGCTACAAGACCCTGGTGGATGCATTCGCTGCCGACATTCGTTCGGGCGCGTTGCCGCCCGGTACCCGCTTGCCCACTCACCGGGAACTGGCCGTCCGCGAAGGGCTGGCGCTGGTGACCGCGTCCAGGGTCTATGCCGAGCTGGAGACCATGGGCCTGATCAGCGGCGAAACCGGGAGGGGCACCTTTGTCCGGGAAACGACGTTGCCGCCGGGGCGCGGCATTGATCAGCAGGAAGTGGCGGCTGGCATGCTGGATCTCAGTTTCAATTACCCGTCACTGCCCGGTCAGGTTGAGCTGTTGCGCGGTGCGCTGCGCCAGTTGGCGGTGGCGGGGGATCTGCAAGCACTGCTGCGTTATCAACCCCACGCCGGCCGTCTGCACGAGCGCGCGTGTCTGGCGCGTTATCTGGCCTGTCGTGGCCTGGCGGTTGCCGCTGAACAGCTGCTGATTGTCAGCGGCGCTCAACACGGCTTGGCAATCGCCGTCATGGCGCTGTTCAAGCCGGGGGATGTGATTGCCGTCGACGCGCTCACTTACCCGGGATTCAAGGTAGTTGCGGACGCGCATCGTCTGGAGCTGGTGTCGATCCCGATCACCGACCGGGAACCTGATCTGGATGCCCTTGAAACCTTGTGCGCCAGGCGACGGGTCAAAGCGGTCTACAGCATGCCGACGCTGCATAACCCCATGGGCTGGGTGTTGGATCTGGCCTGGCGTGAACGACTGGTCGGTATTGCCCGACAGCACAACCTGTTGCTGATCGAGGATGCCGCCTATGCCTTTCTCGCCGAGAACCCGCCGACGCCCTTGGCGACACTGGCACCCGAGTTGACGGTGTACGTCTCCGGTTTCTCGAAAAACATCGCCACGGGGTTGCGCGTCGGCTTCGTCGTCACGCCGCTGGATTGGGTGCCACTGTTCGAACGCGCGATAAGAGCGACGACCTGGAACACCCCCGGCGTCATGACGGCAATGGTCTGTGGCTGGATCGAGGATGGCACCGTCGCCCGCCTCGAAGCCGAGAAGCGCGAGGATGCCTCGACCCGGCAGGCGATTGCCAGAAAGGTGCTGGCCGGTCTGCGCTGCATCGGTCACCCCAATTCCTATTTTCTCTGGCTGCCGCTGCCGGAAGAGGTCCGCGCCGATCAGGTCACCGTGGCTCTGTTGCGGGCGAATGTTGCGGTTTCGACGGCTGAGTCTTTTGTCGCGTCTGGCCCGGTGCCCCACGGGATTCGGCTGGCATTGGGTTCCGTCGACTTGCCGACGCTTGAGGTAGCGCTCAAGGAAGTGCGGCGGGTGATTGAGCAGTACGCCTGGTGA
- a CDS encoding sugar transporter, whose translation MTTTADTQPTSWISVCTLAVAAFIFITTEFAPVGLLSAIASSFDMTPAQVGPMLTVYAWTVSLMSLPMMLLTRNVERRLLLKVAIGTLIASHLILSLAPSFTIVVISRICIALAHSVFWSITASLAVRLAPAANHGRALSILAMGSSLAMVLGIPIGRLLGEGMGWRATFVAIALVACLIWFLLAKKLPLLPSQNSGSLTSLPVLFKRPALVSLYVITALVVTANFTAYTYIESFVQSVGGFSQSTTTWLLLLFGLAGLLGSIFFSVLHTRFPATLTHIAIGCLCLCLGLMFWASLSVYALVAVFAVWGLAMLCFGVQMQSQVIRMAPDATDVATALHSAIYNIGIGGGALLGSIVVHHFGAAWVGFIGCLVAIIALAICWVTSRRYSSAI comes from the coding sequence ATGACTACAACTGCCGACACGCAACCCACCAGCTGGATCAGTGTCTGCACGCTGGCCGTCGCTGCGTTCATCTTCATCACCACCGAGTTCGCTCCGGTGGGCTTGTTGAGCGCCATCGCCAGCAGCTTTGACATGACCCCGGCGCAAGTGGGCCCCATGTTGACGGTCTATGCCTGGACCGTGTCTCTGATGTCGCTGCCGATGATGTTGCTGACCCGTAACGTCGAGCGGCGTCTGTTGCTCAAAGTGGCCATCGGCACGCTGATCGCCAGCCATCTCATCCTCAGCCTTGCGCCCAGTTTCACCATCGTAGTGATCAGCCGTATCTGTATTGCCCTGGCGCACTCGGTGTTCTGGTCGATTACCGCATCGCTCGCCGTGCGCCTGGCGCCAGCCGCCAATCATGGCCGCGCGCTGAGCATCCTGGCCATGGGCTCGTCCCTGGCGATGGTGCTGGGCATCCCCATTGGCCGTCTGCTGGGTGAAGGCATGGGCTGGCGCGCGACCTTTGTCGCCATCGCGCTGGTGGCCTGCCTGATCTGGTTTTTGCTGGCCAAGAAGTTGCCGCTGCTGCCGAGCCAGAACAGCGGCAGCCTGACCAGCCTGCCTGTGCTCTTCAAGCGTCCGGCGCTGGTGTCGCTGTATGTCATCACCGCGCTGGTGGTGACCGCCAACTTTACCGCCTACACCTACATCGAGTCGTTCGTGCAGTCGGTGGGCGGCTTCAGTCAATCGACCACCACCTGGCTGCTGCTGTTGTTCGGTCTGGCTGGATTGCTCGGCTCGATTTTCTTCAGCGTCTTGCATACGCGCTTCCCGGCGACCCTGACTCACATCGCGATTGGTTGTCTGTGCCTGTGTCTGGGGCTGATGTTCTGGGCATCGTTGAGCGTTTACGCGCTGGTTGCCGTCTTCGCCGTGTGGGGCCTGGCGATGCTGTGCTTCGGCGTGCAGATGCAGTCCCAGGTGATTCGCATGGCGCCGGACGCAACCGACGTTGCCACCGCGCTGCACTCGGCGATCTACAACATCGGCATCGGCGGCGGTGCGTTGTTGGGCAGCATCGTGGTCCATCATTTCGGCGCGGCCTGGGTAGGTTTTATCGGCTGCCTGGTGGCGATCATTGCCTTGGCGATCTGCTGGGTGACCAGTCGCCGCTACAGCAGCGCCATCTGA
- a CDS encoding diguanylate cyclase, translated as MLKASLRSHLTLWFAGLSLLTLLIVGVYVGHIATEQMKQASGSALASTARSAAALLGIQLRERQLEIFLLSREPHLVRGNLDDPDILPSMELRSQSRSEYAWMGVADTDGRVRQAVKGLLLNQSVKERPWFKAGLLGPYTGDPHEALLLAKMLPSNTNGEPLRFIDFAAPIVNVDGQVVGVLGAHAHWSWVTTIVQSAVSHTDMSADTQVLIVNQDGRILYPEQLAGQQQTNMPGSPLTLSDASGWSVDSEFVSSVIAVQTPPNSGLAWNIAVRQPLNTALQPARILLYKLLGLGVLAALLFAVVAYYLALTLSRPIEQLARSAKRVQAHRTDVSFPLHHPVQEIAQLGQSMQSMTESLLGKERELQAANASLETTVAQRTAALTQANAELLKLASHDALTGVYNRRRLDEKLVECSLLFKRTGRAFALLLIDADHFKRINDTFGHATGDEVLVQLAQLIQSSTRATDFVARYGGEEFAVLLLEIEGEQSPLIVAQTICSAIAQATFAVVGQVTVSVGIALARASDANPAALINRADQQLYQAKRLGRNRVASFERSS; from the coding sequence ATGCTCAAAGCCAGTCTCCGTAGCCACCTGACCCTCTGGTTTGCCGGTCTGTCCCTGCTGACGCTGCTGATCGTCGGCGTGTATGTGGGCCATATCGCCACCGAGCAAATGAAGCAGGCGAGCGGCAGCGCGTTGGCGAGCACTGCCCGATCAGCTGCGGCGCTATTGGGCATCCAGTTGCGGGAACGACAACTGGAAATCTTTCTGCTCAGCCGCGAACCCCATCTGGTGCGAGGCAACCTCGATGACCCGGACATATTGCCGTCGATGGAGCTGCGCAGTCAGTCGCGGTCCGAATACGCCTGGATGGGCGTGGCGGACACCGATGGGCGGGTGCGCCAGGCGGTGAAAGGCCTGCTGCTGAATCAATCGGTGAAAGAACGCCCTTGGTTCAAGGCCGGATTGCTCGGCCCGTACACCGGCGATCCTCATGAGGCGCTGCTGCTGGCAAAAATGCTGCCCTCCAATACCAACGGCGAGCCTCTGCGTTTCATTGATTTTGCAGCGCCCATTGTCAATGTCGACGGTCAAGTGGTCGGCGTCCTCGGCGCACATGCCCATTGGAGCTGGGTGACGACGATTGTTCAATCCGCCGTCTCGCACACCGACATGAGCGCTGACACGCAGGTGCTGATCGTCAATCAGGATGGGCGGATACTCTATCCCGAGCAACTTGCCGGGCAGCAGCAAACCAATATGCCTGGATCGCCACTCACCCTCTCCGATGCCTCCGGCTGGTCGGTGGACAGCGAGTTTGTCAGCAGCGTCATTGCAGTGCAGACGCCGCCCAACTCGGGGCTGGCCTGGAACATTGCGGTCCGCCAGCCGCTGAACACAGCGCTGCAACCCGCGCGCATCCTGCTTTACAAGCTGCTGGGGCTGGGTGTGCTTGCCGCGCTGCTGTTCGCGGTGGTGGCTTACTATCTGGCGCTGACCCTCAGTCGACCAATCGAGCAACTGGCCAGATCCGCCAAGCGGGTCCAGGCCCATCGCACCGACGTGTCCTTTCCCCTGCATCATCCCGTTCAGGAAATCGCGCAACTGGGCCAATCCATGCAAAGCATGACCGAGTCGTTGCTGGGCAAGGAGCGTGAATTGCAGGCCGCGAACGCGTCTCTGGAAACCACCGTCGCGCAACGCACCGCCGCCCTTACCCAGGCCAATGCCGAACTCTTGAAACTGGCGAGCCACGACGCCCTCACCGGGGTTTACAACCGGCGTCGGCTGGATGAGAAGCTGGTCGAGTGCAGCCTGCTCTTCAAGCGCACCGGCCGTGCATTCGCCTTACTGTTGATCGATGCCGACCATTTCAAGCGCATTAATGACACCTTCGGACACGCCACCGGTGACGAAGTGCTGGTGCAACTGGCGCAGTTGATTCAATCCAGCACCCGCGCCACTGACTTTGTCGCCCGCTATGGCGGTGAAGAGTTCGCCGTGCTGTTGCTGGAAATCGAAGGCGAACAAAGCCCGTTGATTGTTGCCCAGACCATCTGCTCCGCCATCGCCCAGGCCACGTTTGCCGTGGTCGGGCAAGTCACCGTTAGCGTCGGTATCGCACTGGCGCGGGCCTCGGACGCCAATCCGGCGGCGCTGATCAATCGCGCTGATCAGCAGCTTTACCAGGCGAAGCGATTAGGCAGGAACCGGGTCGCATCGTTTGAGCGAAGTTCGTGA